Within Dehalococcoidia bacterium, the genomic segment CCCGGGGTTGCCACAGACCAACGTTATAGAAAACGCAGCTATTTTAGTCTAGAAATATGGCAGTGTCAATAGGCACAGGTTATTGATTATCGCCTCTTTTGCTGCCATAATTATATAGAAGATATGACAGTCCCTGAAGTTTTCGTGATGCAGGCCTGGGAGAAAGCCGGAGGCCAGTGCGAGTGCCACCGTCTTTCTCACAGCCATACCTATGGGCGCTGCACGCGCCGCATGATATATGAAAAACGCGGCTCCCGCGAGCATGGCGGCTGGGTGCCCCGCTACCGCACCAGCCCCGGTGCCGCAACGCCCCTGGCCTGTGAAATCCTGTGCTTCGACTGTTTCGAGCAGGCCAGCAACGACGAGTTCAAGACTTAAGCATAGACAGCTACCACCACGGCGTCTCCCGCGTTATTTTCGTCGAAGAATAGAACGGCGGCACGGCGTCCCGCCAGCATCTCCCCCGACGGTATGTTTCGGGCAACTGTAATTCCCTCCAGATAGGACTTGTCACTGCCCGATAACTGGACGACTGCGGTATAGCTCGATGAATCGAAACTGCGCAGAACAGCTTTCTTTATTGTCACGTTAATCTCCTTTCGTTAAGGCGCGCCCAGGATAATTTTTTGGCGATATTCACTCGTTCGGGGGGAATAAAGCAAGCCAATCCCCAGCACCCTTCGCTTGACTGCCGACAGGCCGGCGCGGGGGTCGTTTATTTCGATGATATCGTAAAGCTGTTGTCCGCAGTTGGGCGGGACGCTGATAAAACCGTCTGCAGAGGCAATGGTAAACTTCCTCAATATGGACTCTCCTCTTTCTTGGGCCTGTGCCACAGAACCGAGGTTTCCGTCTTCGATAACGATTGGCCTGTCATAATTGCTTTCGATGGCTTCCCAGTCGAAAACGCTGGCGATGATAGGCGCACCAGTTGTTGTGTTCCAGCCCTCGACACGCACGGAATTAGGCATAAGCTCCGCCTGAGCGTATCTGCCCTCGTAGATTGAGTGAGCGTTTCCATATGTGTAGCAGGACGCATCGCTCGAGAGCGGGTTGAGGAGAAACGCCCTGTTGCCCTCAATGAAAATAACGTCAGGGACGAAGGAAAGCAGTTTGTTCACGACCTCGCGCCCGTTTTCGCCCGGATTGATGCTGAAGTCGGGATAGAAGTTGAGTATTGTGGCCGAGGTCGAGAGCACCTCTAGCTTTATTCCTGCCTTAGCCAGCACGAAGGCCAGCATATCTTTGACTGCTTTCTGATTGGAGCCCCGGTTCCAGCGGAACTGGTGGCGCGCCCGCCAGCCCGTCAGGGCGGACCAGGCATCCTCCGCATGCAGCGCCAGGCTGGATTTGCCCCCCGAGCTGCGGTATTCGCAAGCTGTTATCTGGAAGGACTGCCCTTCGCTTACCTCGTTACCCTGAGACGTGAGATAGCCGAGGCTAAGATACAGCTCAGAGCCGGTGCGGAGTGGTTCATCCAGTGTGGCATATCGGCCATCATCGTTCCTTAGCTCGACGGCGAGTTTGCCCGAATCCGCATCAGACTCTTGTTTTAGAGATAAGACATCGGAACTCAGATTCAAGGTCGGGGAATTGAAGTTAGCTCTCCAGACCCCATTAGGCGACGACAGCCAGCAGTAATCGCCGTGATGCGTCAGGGCCAGTCCGTAGTCCGAAGACAGGTTGAACGGCACGGCCTCGCGCCACAGGCTTTCGCTGAAAGCGCTGCCCGTCGCCGTATGGGTCCAGAAAGGCCGGGAATAGCTCTGCTCACCGCCGTATTTTTCGGCGTAAAAACAGCGGAAAACATCGGGTTTGGCGAGTGATGCGTGCCGGTATTCGTAGCCGCTAGCGGCGGGTGCCGTGGCTATTTCTTTCAGCTCCGACCAGGCGCTGGACGGAACGGCTCCGCCATCACCGTAGATAAGGGACCATAGCTTGAAATTGCCCGCCGTATCCTTTCCCGTAACGAACAGGTTCCAGTCGCCGTCATAGACAATGCTGACCCCTGAAAGGTCGCCGGTGGTTTTATCCCATGCAGCCCGCGTCTGCCACTGGCCGCTAAGGTACTTTTTAACATAAAGAGTCTGCTGGTCGGCGAAGAATAGAGCCAGGTCGCCGTCCGGTTTGTAGGCGGCGCAGATGCCGTTGATGGCCGGAGAAACGGAAAAGTCGATCAGTTCCGGACTACTCCAGCTAGCTCCGTTGTCAGCGCTTTTGATACGCTGTATCTTTTGGTCGGACATTATCCAGAAGATAGATACCTCGGCCCCCAACGAGGCGGCTGCCACGACTACGGAATTATACTGGCCTGAATAAATCCACTGGCTGAAATCGCTGTTTTCGCCGGGACCGGCGACGCGCTGGTAATACAGCTTGCGGGCGTCGGAGGGCGGTGTGACCCTCGCGCGGATTAACGAGCCATCGGCGGGTTGAGCGGCAGCGTGGAAATAGTCCGCTTCGCTGCCGCTATATAAACGAGTGAATTTGAGACGCATGACGCCGGCAATAGAGCCCCTCGCTTCAAGTTTCACATAAGGCACGGCGCTATCCGACCTCTGAGCCGCTATAAGTGTCTGTGACAGGTTTCTCATGAGCTTGTCCCGCTGTCGCCCCGTTGTCCGGGAATGTATTCATTGCCCCAGAAGAGGTGTCCGCCGATATAGCCCAGGGCAAAGGCCAGCAGGAGCTTGAGGATATCGCCCCAGATGAGATGCCCCATCACCGCCCCGCCCGCCACCAGCGCGATGATGCACAGCCCCTCGACTTTGTGCCAGAAGTCGCGCAGTATAAAAGTCCACGGCCTTCCGCCGATGCGCGACCACAATGCTTTATAGAAATCCATCTTTTACCTCCTGATTAGAACTCCCATCCTGAGCGTAGCGAGGGATCTGGCAGGAACTTTGACGTGTTGGGTTCCTCGGTAGGGGCACAGCATGCTGTGCCCCTACTTCTTGCCAGTCGTCGTTGCGAGGAGGCGCAGCCGACGAAGCAATCGTACTGGATAGTCTTTCTCTGCCCGTGAGATTGCTTCGTCATCCGCTTCAGGCGGATTCCTCGCAACGACGATAATATTTTAGAGAGAGTCTTACGGCCCGATGACCACGCTTTGATGCGCGGGCTGCTCTGATGGGAGGTAGAGCCTCGACAGCCTCACCCGGTTGTTTCTTCCCAGTCTCCTGAGTTCCTTGCGGAAATAGTCCAGCCTGGCCTGCCCCACCGCCTCGAACTCTTTTGATGTGTCCATCCCACCTGCGTTGACCCTGTTAATGGAGAACGACGCCCATTCCAGGCAGGCAAAACCCCCCGCGCCCACCGCCAGCAGGTCTTCCAGCGTTGCCGGGAGAGTCGAGGTCTCCGCGTCCAGCGTATGCCCCTTGCCGTAGTAGATGCGGGTATTGCTGCCGTCGGGAACGTAATCTCCCAGCAGGGTCAAAATATTGGCCCACAGGCTGAAGCGCTGGTACTGTTTGGGGAATTTGTCGAGTGGATACTCGACAGCCTGCACCATCCGCCCAGGCGGACTCAGGCTGGAGATGTCTATATCGCGGCTGCCGGATGACGTGGCTATCGTCTCGACGGCTTCGACAGGCACGGCCTGCGAGAGTTCGCTCAGGGCATGGGCGATGTGCCTGTCGAGCTCGCCGTCCGTCCAGCGGTAGTTGCCTGAGTCCTCATCCTTGAGGTCTCGCCTTACTATCGCGCGCATGTCAGTAAGATTCATTGTTCCCTCCTAGTCATGTTTGTCATGCTGGAGGAGTCCGCCGTAGTCGGACGACGAAGCATCTGGGGTGGGGTGTGTAGAAGCAAAAATGAATAGGAATGTCTCCACCACCCCTCCAGATGCTTCGCTTCGCTCCAGCATGACAGATACGTTTAGTCCTGCACGCCGATGAGCGCGGCCGCCTTGACGGCGCTGAAAAGCGCCAGTGCCGTGTACCACTTGACCCGCGTGCGGCTGGCGTCCTTGGTCTCCAGCGAGCCGACGTTCTCCACCTGGATGAAGCCGGGGCTGGACAGGCCGCACAGCGCGCCCTCTCCCAGTTGCAGGGCATAGACCGTCGAGGAGGTGCCGCCCGTAGTGGCCGTCTCCACGCTGCCGGCGACGGCATGCGTGTCCTTTATCCAGTCGTTCACGCCCAGCGGGATGCCGTTCCATAGCTGCACGAAGTTGCCCCACTGGTCGCGGTTGGTCTCCATCATGCCGCCGGCCGCCCTCACCAGCGCGTTGATCTTGCGGCGCGTGCGGCGGCTCATCAGCAGCAGGTCGGGCTTGCCGCCCTTGACGGCGTCGATAAGCTCATCCAGCTTGTCCAGTGTCAGCGCGGCGCCGCTGGCGCTCATGGCGATGACCTGCGCGCCGGGGACCCCGGTATTGATGAGCTTCCTCAGGCCGTCGAACTGCTTGGCGCTCACGGCCGTATCGCCGTAAATGAACGTGTCCTCGAACTTCTGCCGCAGCGCCTTGGCTTTAAGCTCGATGATGGCCGCCTGCAAGTCCTGCACGTTGGAACGCGTGGTTTTGAGATAGTTGTCCACGTCGGCGTCGCCGCCCATGATTTTGAGCTGTGCTGTGAGCTGCTCGAAGGTGGGCGTGGACTCGTTCCAGGTATCGCCCACGTCGTAAAAATCGATTGTCGGCAGCGTCTTTTCCTGGTTGTAGGTCAATCCGTTTCCCACTATTTCCACGAAGGGCAGGCTCTGCAGCACCGGCGATTCTTTGACGATGGTCTCCACCACCCCCTGCATGAGCATGTCGTTGGATAGCTTGGATGCCTCGGCTAGTGTCAGTGCCATATTTACTTACCTCCTATGCCTAACTGTATTTTTTCGCGTGACGAGAGATTCGAGTTGTCTGCCTCTGTCCTGGCCGGTGAACCGGCGGGCACGCGGCCGGCGGCTTTTTCGGCCTCCAGGCTCTGCTTGACCTTGCTCACCAGCGCTCTGGCTTGGCTGATGGATTCGTTGACAGCTTGCAGCGTGTCTCCGCCCACCATTTCGGCGGGCAGCTCCGGGTTGAGCCGTATAAGGCTCTCGCGGTAGGCGTTGAGCGTTTGACTCAATCTCTCTTTGAGAGCGGCGACTTCCACCTCGCGCGGATCGTGAACGGCCTCTGGCTTTGGTGTTTCATTTGCTTGTTCTTGTTTTGATTCCTCGTTTTCCATTTCTCCTCCTTCAATGTTTATTAGTTGTCATTCTGAAGCCCGCCGCAGGCGGGCTGAAGAATCTGGGGGGAGGTGTTGTTCCCTCCCTTTAAAAAAGGGAGGTCAGGAGGGATTTTCCCTCGCGGCAATTCCCTTTCCTCTCCCCCCGTGGGAGAGGAGTAAGGTGAGGGGGTAACATCCGCCTTCATCCGGGACCTCGTTGCTCTCTCTCACTCTGTCCCCGGCTTCGGACGCACGTTCATCTCTTTATTCATCTTGAGGATGGCGCTCCTTTCATCCAGCCAGCGCGCGAACTCGCTTTCCGGATCGGTCACGCCAACCTCGGCCATGGCCCTGCGGCGCGAGTGGATGCCGCTCTGCACCAGCGTTTCCTCGCTCTTCACCACGCTGGCGATGTCGCGCGGCAGCACCGGTGCCCACACCACCTCGATATTGAGGTTTTCGTAGTCCTCGCCTTTGTATTTGGAGAGCAGCCTCAGTATCATCTCGGCGCGGCGGCGGTACACCGGCTCGCGGATGAGTCTTTTGCGCCAGATTTTTTGCAAAAGCGGCTGGAGTTCTATCTCCAGCGCCACGCCGGAAATGTCGCGCCCGGTGCCGCCGAAGGCCGCCCTGGGCGATTCGGCCATGTCGTGCAGCGTGCGGTAGAGCATCTCGATATAGCTGATGTGCAGCCCCACCCCGCCGCCCTGCAGCAGGTCTAAAAGATATGCCTTGGCCTCCTCAGGCAGGTTCCACACCGCGCCTGGCCTCACGGCTATGTCCTCGCTCTGCTCCACATTTTCCAGCACGGCGATGGGGTTGCCGGATAGCTCCAGGATGTGCGAAAGCTGGGAAAGTGCGCGATTCAGTTCGCGCTGCGGCTCCATCAGTTGCGGAATGTCCGACATACCCCAGCAGCGCTTGGGCTGGCGCAGGTTGGGGAAAATAATGAAAGGGATGGCTCCACAGGGATTGGGCTTGCGTTCGACCAGGGCGTTGTCGCACCACAGCTCGAAGGTTTCATCCGTCCACACCTCGGTGACGAGGCACGATTTGCCCCTGGTTTTGACTCCATACAGCGTTTGGGCGTCAACGGAGGGCAGAGAGTACCTCGATGCGACTTTGCAGAGGCGCGAGACGTCGTCGGTTCTCCACCACCCGTAAAGACCCTGCACGTCAGGGGAGGTGACTCTAATTTCGCCCGTCTCGCTGTCCCAGATGACTTTATATGCCCCGTCGCCCAGCACGGCGCAGTCGAGCTCTGTATCGAAATCCAGTTGCTGCAGGTTGTTGTCATGCGAGATGCGGTCGAGAGCGGCTTGAGCTCTGGCGGCCTCCCCGTCCCCTCCGGCGGGCGTCCGGCCGGACGCCCCTACACTTGATATGGCGCGCACCCTCATCCCTCCCATGAGGTAAGAGGTCAGCTTGTCTATCACCACGCGCGCATAGTTGAAGGTGAGCCGTTTTTCAACCGACGGCCTGGCGCACCACTGATGTCCCTCGTAGAAATCGAGCAGCGCTTTGTAGCCCCTCATGCGCTCGCCGTCGCGCTGTGAAAGCTCGGCAGGACTAAAGTTTTGTGCCATTCTTTTCTCCTATCTTTCTGGATAAATCCGAAATTCGAATATCGAAACCCGAAACAATGATCAAAATACTAATGTTTTAAACGAGGCATTTTGTGCTTCGAGTTCTTCGGATTTGTTTCGTATTTCGGATTTCATGCTTCGGATTTTCTCCCCTTAAGCACCCTCTGCACCGTGCGCTTGCTGACCTTGAACAGGCGCGCCAGTTCCCTGTAGGAGAGCCGCTCCTCGCGGTACATGCGCGCCATCTCGTCATTGCGCCGGCGCTTGAGCAGCACCTGCTTGCCGTGCGGCGTGTCGTAGACGCAGCTCGCCAGCGGGCAGGCCAGGCAGGAAGGGGACATCTCGCAGCCTTCGTCTTTGTAATGTAAATGTTCGGGCAGCAGGTCCAATTCAATGGACAGAGTACTTTCGTCGTTCATGAGTATCACCTCAAAATCAATTCAATTGTCTTTGCGTCGTTTTTGTCATTGCGAGGAGGCCAGAGGCCGACGCGGCAATCCCGTACCCCCTGTCCCTGTCTTTGCGAACCCCGATTTATCGGGGCGAAGCAATCTCACCATCAGCCTTGGCTGACCTTGGTACTGTCACAATCCTGAGCCGAGATTAATTTTCTGTCTTTGCGAACCCGCCGCAGGCGGATGGCAATCCCGTTCTCAATTCAAAATCAATCGCTGTATCAATAAAGAGCAGAAGAAGCTATACTGTAATGGAATTGTTATTAGTTCAGCCCCATGTTTTACGCTCGAAAACGATACTAGCACAAATGTTCTAAACATAGCAAGCAACTTTTGTCGTCTTTTGGCGTTTTATACTTGACAAGAGTCGAAAAAAACAGCTACTCTTTTAGAGAGTATGAGAGCGAAAACTGGAGTTTTTGCAGCTTAGCTCCGGCTTTGCTGATTGACTTTAAAAAATTAAGAAGAATAATGGGGAGGTAATTAGTGTTGTTTAAAAGGTTTTTGAGAATTTTTTCCGCAGCCTGCGTTCTGGGGCTGCTGGCAGCGGCGATACCAGTTGTGCCGGCTCTGGCGTTGACAGCGAGCATATCCTTCACCGGCGGTACGTCAAGCGGCGCGCCGGGCGCTTATCTTAATATTACGGGTACTGGCTTTACAGCTGGTAATGTAGTGACATTGGCCTTTGACGGTACGACGATTGCTACACCGACGGCTACCGCTGGCAATTTTACGACTACAGCTGCGATGCCGCCCGGCACTACCTATGGCAGTTATGTTATCACTGCAACTTCCTCGGGCGATACCTGCAATACTCTAACGTTCACTGTAACCTCCGCTTTCACTCTGGGGGCCGCCAGCGGTTATGTTGGCGATAGCGTCACCGTCACCGGGAGCGGCTTTCCTTTAGGTGGCGCCGTGGCGTTTTTATGGGATGGTGTTTCCTTTGGTACCATTACCGCCGATGGCAGCGGCAATATCACCGCGGGCTCTCTCCCCATCCCGTCCACAACCAGGGGCCCGCATACAGTTTCCACCACCAGCGCCATCACGCCGCGCCCGTTTCTCGTCAATTCCAGAATCACCGTCGCTCCCACCACCGGTATCGTGGGCGATGTCATAACGGTAACCGGCAGCGGGTTTGCCGCTGCCCCCGCCAACGTGGTCATCACGGTGGACGGCACGACTATAACCGCCACCACTCCCCTTCAGATCAACACGGTCGGCATCACCGGCATTTTTAGCTGCACCTTCGCCATGCCGCCTGTCGCCCGCGGCCCCCATACCATCAGGGCTACCGATAGCGGATACTATGCCGAGACTACCTTTTCCATCGGCCAGCGCATGAGCATTACCCCCATCACCGGCTATGTCGGCGATAACGTGACTGCCAGCGGCAGCGGCTTCGCCGCCAACAAGGTCATAACCTTCAAAATAGATGGCGTCGCGCTGACGGTCACCGGCAACTCCACCAGTGACCAGACCGGCGCTTTCAACGGCGTGAACTTTGTTATTCCGTCCGTGGGCGGCGGCGCGCATACCATTCGGGCCACCGACGCCGACGGCAACTACTATGAAGCTACCCTGACCGTGCTGACCAGGATAAGCAGCATTACGCCTAACAGCGGCACCGTGGGCACCCAGATTACCATAATCGGCAACGGTTTCGGGGCCGGCCTCGGCGTCGATGTCTTCTGGGATGCCGGCACCACCAGGATTGCCACCACCACCGCGACCGCTAGCGGCACCATCAGCGTGACCTTCGCCTCGCCGGCCAGTGCCTTTGGCTCTCATGTCGTCACGGTGAAGGATACCCTGAATAACTCGGCCACTACCAGCTTCTCTACCACGCCCAAGATACTGCTCAGCCCCATCACCGGCGTTTACGGCGATACCATAACCGTCACCTTCATCGGTTTTACCGCCAACGGCACCATCACCTCCAATTCCCCCACTTTTGGTATTGTGTCGGGTAGCACGTTTTATCCCGTCGCTGCCACTCCCAGCACCATCACGATGGATGCCAACGGCGGCGGCACCGCCACCTTCAGCATTATCAATGCCGCCAACGGCCCCTGGACGCTTCAGGTTTCGGACAGCGGCGGCGGCTCGGCCAGCGCCGCTCTGGCGATAAATCAAAAAATCACGCTCAATGTCGCCACCGGTGTCGCCGGAGATGTGGTCATCGTCACCGGCACCGGTTTTGCCGCCAGCAAGCCCATCACCGCGAATTACGGCACGCTGCCGCTTACGCTTACTTTCAATCAGGGTTCCACCGGGACCGACAGCAACGGCAGCTTCGCCGCCCTGTTCACCGTTCCGGCCACGGCAGCCGGCGCTGCCACGATAAAAGTCGGCGATGGCCCCAATGTCACCGGCAATACGGCCACGGCCACCTTTACCTCCTCCGCCAAAGCCACCATCAGCAAGACTACCACCCAGACTGACCCCGGTAACGTGGGTATGGAGCTTACCGTCAGCGGCACCGGGTTCAAAGCCAGCTCCACCATCACGGTCACCTTCGAGCCTACACTGGTAACTGTTGCCACCGTCACCAGCGAAGCCAGCGGTTCTTTCACCGCCACTTTCAAGGTGCCTGTGGCTGCGGCCGGCAATCACACCATTAAAGTGACGGACGGCACTACTACCAAGGAATTCGCTTTCTATATGGATTCCACCGCTCCCGTAGCGCCGGGGCTACTGCTGCCTATCGACAAGTTCAAGCCCAAGCAGCCGGTGCCTTTTACATGGAATGCCGTCACCGACCCCAGCGGCGTCACCTATACCTTCCAGATAAGCCAGGACGCGGCTTTCGCGACTCTTATCCTTGAAAAGAAGGACCTTGCCGTCACCACGTACAAGATGACCGATGCCGAGAAGCTCAAGAGCTCCGGCTCCAAGACGCCCTACTACTGGCGCGTCCGGGCCACCGACCAGGCCGGCAACGTGGGCGCCTGGTCTACATCAAATACCTTCACCATCGGCTTCATCTGGCCGCCCTGGATAATCCACGTCTGGTACGGCATTGGCATCGCCGTCGCCCTCATCCTTGGCCTGTGGCTCGGCCGCAGAATGGCCTACCAGTCCTAC encodes:
- a CDS encoding phage portal protein, with translation MAQNFSPAELSQRDGERMRGYKALLDFYEGHQWCARPSVEKRLTFNYARVVIDKLTSYLMGGMRVRAISSVGASGRTPAGGDGEAARAQAALDRISHDNNLQQLDFDTELDCAVLGDGAYKVIWDSETGEIRVTSPDVQGLYGWWRTDDVSRLCKVASRYSLPSVDAQTLYGVKTRGKSCLVTEVWTDETFELWCDNALVERKPNPCGAIPFIIFPNLRQPKRCWGMSDIPQLMEPQRELNRALSQLSHILELSGNPIAVLENVEQSEDIAVRPGAVWNLPEEAKAYLLDLLQGGGVGLHISYIEMLYRTLHDMAESPRAAFGGTGRDISGVALEIELQPLLQKIWRKRLIREPVYRRRAEMILRLLSKYKGEDYENLNIEVVWAPVLPRDIASVVKSEETLVQSGIHSRRRAMAEVGVTDPESEFARWLDERSAILKMNKEMNVRPKPGTE
- a CDS encoding phage major capsid protein yields the protein MALTLAEASKLSNDMLMQGVVETIVKESPVLQSLPFVEIVGNGLTYNQEKTLPTIDFYDVGDTWNESTPTFEQLTAQLKIMGGDADVDNYLKTTRSNVQDLQAAIIELKAKALRQKFEDTFIYGDTAVSAKQFDGLRKLINTGVPGAQVIAMSASGAALTLDKLDELIDAVKGGKPDLLLMSRRTRRKINALVRAAGGMMETNRDQWGNFVQLWNGIPLGVNDWIKDTHAVAGSVETATTGGTSSTVYALQLGEGALCGLSSPGFIQVENVGSLETKDASRTRVKWYTALALFSAVKAAALIGVQD